The stretch of DNA TGGCGATGAAGGTGGTTATATCGTGTTTGCCGTTCACCATATAGTTGATGCCAAAATCATTGGTGAGATTGGCATTAATCTCTTGCCGAAAGCACAAAGTCAAGGTGAGATAGGATGGTCACTTCACCCGAATTATCAAAGGCGCGGTTATGCAACACAAGCGGCACAAGTATTACTTAATTATGGTTTTACACAGCGCAACCTACACCGAATCACCTCCATTTGCGATACACGTAATACAGCATCATATATGCTGATGGAACGTCTCGGTATGCGGCGTGAA from Nostoc sp. HK-01 encodes:
- a CDS encoding GCN5-related N-acetyltransferase, which produces MAQTDLLDFLAYQTHPEVLRYMPVEPLTQERAIDFLARQAVVEIGDEGGYIVFAVHHIVDAKIIGEIGINLLPKAQSQGEIGWSLHPNYQRRGYATQAAQVLLNYGFTQRNLHRITSICDTRNTASYMLMERLGMRREGHLKQSQLIKGVWQDEYIYALLRKEWLFQQDITTSR